A stretch of the Roseofilum reptotaenium CS-1145 genome encodes the following:
- the cbiM gene encoding cobalt transporter CbiM, translating to MHIPDGMLPPQVVIVGYAVSGGVMAWSLKQIERSDRTQEQIPKASLLTAAFFVSSSLHIPIPPASVHLVLNGLLGAILGYYAFPAIVIGLFFQTVMFQHGGLSTLGVNALLMGIPALLAGYLFRSRFIFGLKNRFWTPFFGFLSGSIAVALSATIFLSLVLFTLPTDIDQNLEQASLWALLFAHIPLVILEGIFTAMVVLFLERVKPELINN from the coding sequence ATGCACATTCCTGATGGTATGCTTCCCCCACAGGTGGTCATTGTGGGATACGCGGTCAGTGGGGGAGTCATGGCATGGTCTTTGAAACAGATTGAACGGAGCGATCGCACCCAAGAACAAATTCCCAAAGCCTCCTTACTCACTGCTGCTTTTTTTGTCTCCTCCTCCCTTCATATTCCCATCCCTCCCGCAAGTGTCCATTTAGTCCTCAATGGATTACTCGGAGCCATCTTAGGCTATTATGCCTTTCCTGCTATTGTGATTGGATTATTTTTTCAAACTGTCATGTTTCAACATGGAGGACTCTCTACCCTTGGAGTAAATGCCCTCTTAATGGGAATTCCTGCCTTACTCGCTGGATATCTCTTTCGTTCTCGGTTCATTTTTGGGTTAAAAAATCGATTTTGGACACCGTTCTTTGGCTTCCTATCAGGGAGTATTGCTGTCGCTTTATCCGCTACTATTTTCTTGAGTTTGGTCTTATTTACCTTACCTACCGATATTGACCAAAACTTAGAACAAGCTTCTTTATGGGCATTACTATTCGCCCATATTCCCCTCGTGATTTTAGAAGGGATTTTTACCGCCATGGTCGTCCTTTTCCTGGAACGGGTAAAACCGGAATTAATTAATAATTAA
- a CDS encoding CocE/NonD family hydrolase gives MLTLRPKQTTSLTTRDGIRLDADLYQPEGDGPYPVLLMRQPYGREIASTVVYAHPEWYAAHGYIVVIQDVRGRGTSEGDFHLFIHEVEDGIDTINWAAQLPGSTGEVGMYGFSYQGMSQLYAASGKPKALKTLCPAMIAYDFYADWAYEGGAFCFASNLGWALQLAAETARLKNDAIAHQILYNASRNLPVHGLEPRLDETLRKYCPDAFYHRWLEHPELDEYWQALSPNLDAVDLPMLHIGGWFDPYLRGTLRWYHELAGRSSYPQHLIVGPWAHLPWGRKVGELDYGAAAASPIDLMQVNWFNQFLKGQDTGRLEMPPISVFEMGSNRWRSLAEWPKNSTKSYYLSSTGLANISDKEGFLIETAPPNESMDRWVHDPWRPFPALGGHVYSPFGACDRSLLDCRTDTVTYTSEPLTEVMCILGEAIVEVYCQASTQSFDLSAILSEVKPDGRVYNFTQGYLCVTEPQNPLKLYLQSTCIQLPIGSSLRLSLSGACFPAYPVNPGTGQSPGQTRLIDAQVITFSLQSGSTYPSRICLPLESSF, from the coding sequence ATGTTAACTCTGCGTCCCAAACAAACCACATCCTTGACTACCCGTGATGGGATTAGACTTGATGCCGATCTTTATCAACCTGAAGGGGATGGCCCCTATCCGGTTCTCCTCATGCGACAACCCTATGGTCGGGAAATTGCCTCCACAGTGGTCTATGCTCACCCCGAATGGTATGCAGCTCATGGCTATATTGTGGTGATTCAAGATGTCAGAGGTCGAGGAACATCTGAAGGAGATTTTCACCTGTTTATCCATGAAGTTGAAGATGGTATCGATACGATTAATTGGGCCGCTCAACTGCCTGGAAGTACTGGAGAGGTGGGGATGTATGGATTTTCCTATCAGGGAATGAGTCAATTGTATGCCGCTTCAGGGAAACCGAAAGCCCTAAAAACCCTTTGTCCGGCGATGATTGCCTATGATTTCTATGCAGATTGGGCCTATGAAGGGGGAGCATTTTGTTTCGCATCTAATTTAGGTTGGGCCTTGCAATTAGCGGCCGAAACAGCACGTTTAAAAAACGATGCGATCGCTCACCAAATTCTCTACAATGCCTCCCGGAATCTTCCCGTCCATGGTCTAGAACCCCGCTTAGACGAAACGTTGCGGAAATATTGCCCCGATGCGTTTTATCATCGGTGGTTAGAACATCCCGAACTGGATGAATATTGGCAAGCTTTATCGCCGAATTTAGACGCTGTAGATTTACCGATGCTCCATATTGGCGGCTGGTTCGATCCCTATCTACGGGGAACGTTGCGCTGGTATCATGAATTAGCTGGACGCAGCAGTTATCCCCAACATCTGATTGTTGGCCCCTGGGCCCATCTCCCTTGGGGGCGTAAGGTGGGAGAATTAGATTATGGTGCAGCCGCAGCGAGTCCCATCGATCTGATGCAAGTGAATTGGTTTAATCAGTTTCTCAAGGGTCAAGATACGGGACGCTTAGAAATGCCTCCAATTTCGGTGTTTGAAATGGGAAGTAACCGATGGAGATCGCTGGCTGAATGGCCGAAGAATTCGACTAAATCCTATTATCTCTCCAGTACGGGACTGGCGAATATTAGCGATAAAGAAGGTTTTTTAATTGAAACTGCTCCCCCGAATGAAAGCATGGATCGCTGGGTTCACGACCCCTGGCGACCCTTTCCTGCTCTGGGGGGCCATGTGTATAGTCCTTTTGGAGCGTGCGATCGCTCCCTGCTCGACTGTCGAACAGATACCGTAACTTACACCAGCGAACCGTTAACGGAGGTGATGTGTATCTTAGGAGAGGCGATCGTTGAAGTCTATTGTCAAGCCTCTACACAGAGCTTTGATCTGTCCGCTATCCTCTCAGAAGTGAAACCCGACGGCAGAGTTTATAACTTTACCCAAGGCTATCTCTGTGTCACGGAACCCCAAAACCCCCTAAAACTCTACCTGCAATCGACCTGTATCCAATTACCCATCGGCAGTAGTCTGCGGTTAAGTTTAAGTGGTGCGTGTTTTCCTGCCTATCCTGTGAATCCCGGTACTGGTCAAAGTCCTGGTCAAACCCGTTTAATCGATGCTCAAGTTATCACCTTCTCCCTTCAATCTGGTAGCACTTATCCTTCCCGCATTTGCTTACCTTTAGAATCGAGTTTTTAA
- a CDS encoding RNA-guided endonuclease InsQ/TnpB family protein → MIVYEFKIKAKPNQYAAIDEAIRTAQFIRNKCLRYWMERLGNSRNDLNKYCALLAKEFSFAKNLNSMARQASAERAWFAIEHFYENCKKKKPGKKGYPKFKKCSRSVEYKISGWKLLSPKRIKFTDKQDIGELKLVGTWDLGYYSTDQIKRVRLIRRADGYYCQFCIKVDIRIEVEPTNQMIGLDVGLKYFLADSNGHTEPNPRFYREAEKMLKRANRQKSKKYRKNKKPQSKNYQKARKRYGRQHLKVSRRREEHAKRFARSVIHSNDVVAYEDLNIAGLVRNHKLAKSISDAGWSQFRRWLEYFGDKYARVTIAVSPHYTSQECSNCGEIVKKGLSTRTHICPHCRYVEDRDINAAKVILQRGLKILWGTEEFTLQERSPLGELEQSCPLTASR, encoded by the coding sequence ATGATAGTTTACGAATTCAAAATTAAGGCAAAACCAAACCAATACGCAGCCATCGATGAAGCGATCAGAACTGCCCAATTCATCCGTAACAAATGCCTACGTTATTGGATGGAAAGATTAGGTAATTCAAGAAACGATCTAAATAAATATTGTGCTTTGTTGGCTAAAGAATTTAGTTTTGCCAAAAACTTGAACAGTATGGCGAGACAAGCTTCTGCTGAACGTGCCTGGTTTGCAATTGAACATTTTTACGAAAACTGTAAGAAGAAAAAGCCCGGCAAAAAAGGATATCCTAAGTTTAAGAAATGTTCTCGCTCAGTGGAGTATAAAATCTCCGGATGGAAGCTCCTTTCTCCCAAGCGAATCAAGTTTACAGACAAGCAGGACATTGGAGAGTTAAAACTTGTAGGAACTTGGGATTTAGGATATTATTCTACCGATCAAATCAAACGAGTTAGATTAATTCGGAGGGCAGACGGATATTATTGTCAATTCTGTATCAAGGTAGATATCAGAATTGAAGTAGAGCCAACCAATCAAATGATTGGGTTGGATGTAGGGCTTAAGTATTTTCTGGCTGATTCAAATGGACACACTGAGCCGAATCCTAGGTTTTATAGAGAAGCGGAAAAAATGCTCAAAAGGGCTAATCGCCAGAAGTCCAAAAAATACCGTAAAAACAAGAAACCTCAATCCAAAAATTATCAGAAGGCTAGAAAAAGGTATGGCCGGCAACATTTGAAAGTAAGTAGGCGGCGAGAAGAACATGCAAAAAGATTTGCACGTTCCGTTATCCACTCTAACGATGTGGTTGCCTATGAAGATTTGAATATCGCCGGCCTGGTTAGAAACCATAAACTAGCCAAGTCGATAAGTGATGCAGGATGGTCGCAATTTCGGCGGTGGTTGGAATATTTTGGAGACAAATACGCAAGAGTAACTATTGCAGTTTCTCCCCACTATACCTCTCAGGAATGTTCCAATTGTGGCGAAATTGTCAAAAAGGGACTATCAACTCGTACTCACATTTGTCCACATTGCCGATATGTGGAAGATCGTGATATTAACGCGGCCAAAGTGATTCTGCAACGTGGATTGAAAATACTCTGGGGCACAGAGGAATTTACGCTTCAGGAGAGAAGCCCTCTTGGTGAGTTGGAGCAATCCTGCCCTCTTACGGCATCTCGATGA